One genomic segment of Chitinophaga sancti includes these proteins:
- a CDS encoding lipase family protein, which translates to MAQTNSAPEPTALATNIHVPLASLEMIAAQANIYDLLDDDPSLPPGWDVIIRPFKNDPATDKIVPIPSQGYMVKITVQDNDGNKVQVDILAVGISWLKFLLYQYDGAFKLETLPTDIAGKSIPATAQVLSMYSIAYQFLRRPIWNAVIKREDPSRPLYICGFGVGAPLAQIAALDLRIGNQGPTDPNTGIKPNAPSTPTPCYTFTNASFANSDMATYFTNTITAPVTVTRAGNAGNDVDQWPNSPAGFSLLGTYNPVNASLDPNADDPWWERATIYYTQTLGGSPIQNDPEPVNINPPAGFSRDMAFSLSKLAMLSYHWAQHPDSSGADAPANYQYLTKIDSNGSTWAYLFKGDTNNSIVVVFRGEINWTEFNTYTALTGFTMPPWSPMGSAQVNIGAYNIYAGLANALKTALQPYSTRDLYFTGHSLGGAIANIAASNYAISKIQTVKAVYTFGSLMSANADFSTVFNNALGSNSYQIRRPNDILAIGFMSIGYYEVNTPVLLQGQLKYEDPDYHNLLNYMKLLDTALL; encoded by the coding sequence ATGGCACAGACTAATTCAGCTCCTGAACCAACTGCGCTGGCTACCAATATTCATGTTCCTCTCGCCAGCCTGGAAATGATTGCGGCACAGGCAAACATTTATGATTTACTCGACGATGATCCCAGCCTACCTCCCGGGTGGGATGTCATCATACGACCATTCAAAAATGATCCCGCTACCGATAAAATCGTTCCTATCCCATCTCAGGGATACATGGTCAAAATAACCGTTCAGGATAACGACGGCAATAAAGTCCAGGTAGATATTCTGGCTGTCGGCATCTCCTGGCTGAAATTTTTACTGTACCAATATGATGGTGCTTTTAAACTGGAGACCTTACCCACAGACATTGCCGGAAAATCCATTCCGGCAACAGCACAAGTACTTTCTATGTATTCCATCGCCTATCAATTCCTACGCAGACCGATATGGAATGCGGTTATTAAAAGAGAAGATCCTTCCCGTCCGCTGTATATCTGCGGATTTGGAGTAGGTGCGCCACTGGCACAGATAGCTGCACTGGATCTGCGTATTGGCAACCAGGGTCCTACCGATCCCAATACAGGCATCAAACCCAATGCGCCCTCTACGCCTACTCCCTGCTATACTTTCACCAATGCCAGCTTCGCGAACAGCGACATGGCTACCTATTTTACCAATACCATCACTGCGCCAGTAACGGTTACCAGAGCAGGCAATGCTGGCAATGATGTAGATCAGTGGCCCAACTCTCCCGCTGGTTTCTCCTTACTGGGCACCTACAACCCGGTGAATGCGAGTCTTGATCCAAATGCAGATGATCCATGGTGGGAAAGAGCCACTATATACTATACTCAAACACTGGGTGGTAGCCCGATTCAGAATGATCCTGAGCCTGTAAATATTAATCCTCCCGCAGGATTCTCCAGAGACATGGCTTTCTCCTTATCCAAACTCGCCATGCTCTCCTATCACTGGGCACAGCACCCCGACAGCAGCGGCGCTGATGCACCTGCCAATTATCAATATTTAACAAAAATTGATAGTAACGGCAGCACCTGGGCTTATCTCTTTAAAGGCGACACCAATAACTCCATTGTGGTCGTATTCCGTGGAGAAATCAACTGGACAGAGTTTAATACCTACACAGCCCTCACCGGCTTTACCATGCCACCATGGAGCCCAATGGGTTCCGCGCAGGTGAATATAGGTGCATATAACATTTATGCAGGCCTTGCCAATGCCCTCAAAACTGCATTACAACCATACAGCACAAGAGATCTCTACTTCACAGGACACAGTCTTGGTGGTGCTATCGCCAATATTGCCGCATCCAATTATGCAATCTCCAAAATTCAAACGGTGAAAGCAGTGTACACTTTTGGCAGCTTAATGTCGGCCAACGCTGATTTCTCCACCGTATTTAATAATGCGCTTGGCAGCAACAGCTACCAGATAAGAAGACCGAATGATATTCTCGCCATAGGATTTATGAGCATCGGATATTATGAGGTGAATACTCCCGTGCTGCTGCAGGGACAATTGAAATATGAAGATCCGGACTATCACAATCTGCTCAACTACATGAAACTACTGGACACAGCACTTTTATAA
- a CDS encoding gliding motility-associated C-terminal domain-containing protein, translating to MKRIFIFCLAMFIAAKLFAQASFTAPDTVCINQPISIANTSTGVSTYFWNYCGTDIYSTPKITNMGNIQNILFTPSFMCLAQDGDNYYGFVSNYGNARLFRLNFGTSLLNTPTIDDLGTFGGIVPLYTQGAQAVKDADGWHVLECGGLGESMARIIKIDFGGSLGNAPQSWVNWGNIGTLNFPSELNVFQENGIWYGLTVNSQSNTVTRLTFGTSFANPPTGENLGNVTGTLNWPTGVYRMMDNGNLYFFIANTYTQSIVKMAFGNSITNTPVSTDLGNASDKLADPRDIVMINECGNLYGLVVNHTTNDLVKVSFPDGVNSTSITGEVVANSGFDFPVCMTPLIRQDSSLVGIITSAADNSLARIQFDACGNPHQPTSSLETAVSPITFSTPGVNKIQLLTDVDLPTQTSYCKDVVVLAYPKPDLGKDTSLCGGNTITLDAGLYRSYLWSTGQTTRIINVNTSGDYSVTVSNGYCTGSDTISVSGNAALDISTSVVTNIDCGVEWGQLEVMPTGGIYPYTYYMDGVYKGDDSLYRKLNPGTYTVTVIDSVGCKTSGDFTVIEHTDRIIRATASGTLPTCYDATDGAITVQVNKGVAPFEYWIAGKENTKQSNPVFTGLTKGDYKIYISNAVCMDSVFIALSVPTALKAEVTVTDELCERGNGSVVLVATGGTSPYKYYWENVLMTSNPMNDLSAGTYAVRITDAHDCAWDTTLNVLDVITLPVTIWNRDTTINIGESVTLKAANAVDYVWTPADGLSCVDCASPVAYPGETTTYVVSTLTGNNCVAADSVTVTVTYNKHIFIPTAFTPNGDGQNDVFRVKGKGIAYFQMSVYNRNGNLVFQSRDINQGWDGRLKDGLLPMGTYVYMIQFGYYGEENKVNMEKGVVTLIR from the coding sequence ATGAAGCGTATTTTTATTTTTTGTCTGGCTATGTTCATTGCAGCAAAGTTATTCGCACAGGCATCATTTACAGCCCCAGATACGGTATGTATCAATCAACCTATCAGTATCGCCAACACCTCTACAGGAGTATCCACATATTTCTGGAATTATTGTGGCACTGATATTTATAGTACCCCAAAAATTACCAATATGGGGAACATCCAGAATATCCTTTTCACTCCCAGTTTCATGTGCCTGGCACAGGATGGTGATAATTATTACGGCTTTGTATCAAACTATGGCAATGCACGCCTGTTCCGGTTAAACTTTGGTACAAGTTTGCTCAATACCCCTACAATCGACGACTTAGGTACATTTGGTGGTATCGTTCCTCTTTACACACAGGGTGCCCAGGCAGTGAAAGATGCAGATGGATGGCACGTACTTGAATGTGGTGGATTAGGAGAAAGTATGGCGCGTATCATCAAAATTGATTTTGGTGGTTCTCTGGGCAATGCCCCTCAGAGTTGGGTAAACTGGGGCAATATCGGTACCCTTAACTTCCCTTCGGAACTGAATGTATTCCAGGAAAATGGCATCTGGTATGGACTTACTGTAAATTCCCAATCCAATACAGTCACCAGACTGACGTTTGGTACAAGTTTCGCAAATCCGCCTACCGGCGAAAATCTGGGTAACGTAACAGGTACCCTCAATTGGCCTACTGGCGTGTATCGCATGATGGACAATGGTAATTTATACTTCTTTATAGCCAATACCTATACTCAGTCAATCGTGAAAATGGCCTTTGGCAATTCCATCACAAATACACCGGTATCTACGGACCTGGGAAACGCCAGTGATAAACTAGCCGACCCAAGAGATATCGTCATGATAAATGAATGTGGTAACTTATATGGGCTGGTAGTCAACCATACAACAAATGATCTGGTAAAGGTGAGTTTCCCCGATGGTGTAAACAGTACTTCTATCACAGGTGAAGTTGTTGCTAACAGCGGTTTTGACTTCCCGGTATGTATGACTCCGCTCATACGCCAGGATAGTAGTCTGGTAGGGATCATCACCAGTGCAGCTGATAACTCCCTGGCAAGAATTCAGTTTGATGCCTGTGGCAACCCGCACCAGCCAACATCCTCTCTGGAGACGGCAGTTTCTCCTATCACTTTCAGTACACCTGGGGTGAATAAGATTCAATTGCTCACAGATGTAGACCTACCTACCCAGACATCCTATTGTAAAGATGTCGTGGTATTGGCTTATCCCAAACCAGATCTGGGGAAGGATACTTCCTTGTGTGGTGGTAATACCATTACGCTGGATGCCGGATTATACAGAAGTTATTTATGGAGCACAGGGCAAACAACCCGTATTATCAACGTAAACACATCCGGTGACTATTCTGTAACTGTCAGCAATGGCTATTGCACCGGCTCCGATACTATCTCCGTTTCCGGTAATGCTGCACTGGACATCAGCACCAGTGTTGTAACCAATATCGATTGTGGAGTAGAGTGGGGGCAGCTGGAAGTTATGCCTACAGGAGGAATCTATCCTTATACTTATTACATGGATGGGGTGTATAAAGGTGATGATTCCCTGTATCGTAAGCTGAACCCGGGTACTTATACTGTTACAGTCATCGACTCTGTGGGTTGTAAAACATCCGGTGATTTTACGGTAATAGAACATACCGACCGCATTATCCGTGCAACTGCCAGTGGGACTTTACCCACCTGTTATGATGCTACGGATGGCGCTATTACTGTACAGGTCAATAAGGGGGTCGCCCCATTTGAATACTGGATTGCAGGAAAGGAAAATACCAAACAATCCAATCCTGTATTTACCGGATTAACCAAAGGGGATTATAAAATCTATATCAGTAATGCGGTTTGTATGGATAGTGTGTTTATTGCATTATCCGTACCAACTGCATTGAAGGCAGAGGTTACCGTAACCGATGAGCTGTGTGAACGTGGGAATGGTAGTGTTGTGCTGGTAGCAACAGGTGGTACATCGCCCTATAAATATTATTGGGAGAATGTGCTCATGACCAGTAATCCGATGAATGATCTGTCTGCAGGTACTTATGCAGTAAGAATAACAGATGCTCATGATTGTGCATGGGATACGACGCTGAATGTATTAGATGTAATCACTTTACCAGTCACCATCTGGAACAGGGATACCACTATCAACATAGGTGAATCTGTCACATTAAAGGCTGCCAATGCAGTAGATTATGTCTGGACCCCCGCTGATGGACTGAGCTGTGTGGATTGTGCATCGCCAGTGGCTTATCCAGGTGAAACGACGACTTATGTAGTATCCACCTTAACCGGCAATAATTGTGTAGCTGCCGATTCGGTGACGGTCACCGTGACTTATAATAAGCACATATTCATCCCTACCGCATTTACACCGAATGGAGATGGGCAGAATGATGTGTTCAGAGTGAAAGGGAAGGGGATTGCTTATTTTCAGATGTCGGTTTACAATCGTAATGGCAATCTGGTATTCCAGAGCCGGGATATAAATCAGGGTTGGGATGGAAGATTGAAGGATGGATTATTGCCAATGGGAACATATGTATATATGATTCAGTTTGGTTATTATGGTGAAGAGAATAAGGTGAATATGGAAAAGGGTGTGGTGACGCTTATACGATAA